A single window of Hyla sarda isolate aHylSar1 chromosome 2, aHylSar1.hap1, whole genome shotgun sequence DNA harbors:
- the LOC130358747 gene encoding retinol dehydrogenase 16-like isoform X2, whose product MWLPLLVLLGLLFLYRRYRHGLILDNLTDKYVFITGCDSGFGNLVARNLDKRGIRVLAACLTENGAENLKKETSSRVNTVILDVTNTQSVQAAVKWAYAIVGDKGVWGLINNAGVSVPCSATEWMTKEDFFKIININLLGVVDVTIHFLPLIRKARGRVVNVSSIAGRLSVCSGGYCPSKYGVESFTDSLRREMKPFGVKVCMIEPGFFDTRITSKEMLRKSAEKCWNSTSEEVKKSYGQEFFKLSFMGSFIADWDL is encoded by the exons ATGTGGCTCCCTCTGCTGGTGCTGTTGGGTCTCCTCTTCCTATACAGACGATATAGACATGGTCTGATCCTGGACAATCTCACAGACAAATATGTCTTCATCACTGGATGCGATTCTGGATTTGGGAACCTGGTTGCAAGAAATCTGGATAAACGTGGAATTAGGGTTCTGGCTGCTTGTCTGACAGAGAATGGAGCGGAAAACCTAAAGAAGGAGACCTCTAGCAGAGTGAATACTGTAATTTTGGATGTTACCAACACCCAGAGTGTTCAGGCAGCTGTAAAGTGGGCATATGCAATTGTTGGGGACAAAG GAGTCTGGGGCCTAATAAACAATGCTGGAGTCAGTGTCCCATGCAGTGCTACTGAATGGATGACAAAAGAAGATTTCTTTAAAATCATAAATATAAACCTACTGGGGGTCGTAGATGTGACAATCCATTTCTTACCCTTGATCCGGAAAGCTCGGGGACGAGTGGTCAATGTATCCAGTATAGCAGGAAGACTAAGTGTATGTTCTGGGGGATACTGTCCTTCCAAGTATGGAGTAGAATCTTTTACAGACAGTCTGAG ACGTGAAATGAAGCCATTTGGGGTCAAGGTATGCATGATTGAACCTGGATTTTTTGATACACGAATCACAAGTAAGGAAATGTTAagaaaatctgctgaaaaatgctGGAACAGCACTTCAGAGGAAGTGAAAAAAAGCTATGGACAGGAGTTTTTTAAGCTTT